A window of Etheostoma spectabile isolate EspeVRDwgs_2016 chromosome 18, UIUC_Espe_1.0, whole genome shotgun sequence contains these coding sequences:
- the LOC116706552 gene encoding sphingosine-1-phosphate phosphatase 1 isoform X2, with product MANGYVRKFIQMCNYLQDPRHVARFQNVCGVKGAFPCKVITPDSGDPEPDCPGLKKRVQQGGPSADGCVGNGAVGDATVPLFNRMQGDISVRPDGPSAAANVDQDTVRAKPLRKNSLTGDVGQEFLIHNKFLFYLFTFGTELGNEMFFIIFFPFLFWNVDALVSRRLIIVWAWNLFVGQSTKDMVRWSRPASPPVVKVEVFYNSEYSMPSTHAMTGTAIPFCLFMLTYGRWQEVITGFLYSLLILAFFQPILDKIDSFYMMDHFAPLVIIVSHVSLGLVAFSLDSWSTSRGDTAQALGTGVGAAIATHVNYQFGLLLDPPLSSLPLTLPPISISLVVVSLLRFLIGVAVILVTRMIMKAVTIPFLCRLFGLPSDDVRGARQHMKVELPYRYIVYSVVGFSCVCVGPLLFSILNLA from the exons ATGGCAAACGGCTATGTGAGGAAGTTTATACAGATGTGTAATTATCTCCAAGATCCCCGCCATGTAGCGAGGTTTCAAAATGTTTGCGGCGTTAAAGGGGCATTTCCGTGTAAAGTGATCACGCCGGACAGTGGAGATCCGGAGCCGGACTGCCCCGGACTGAAGAAGAGGGTGCAACAGGGGGGACCAAGCGCGGACGGTTGTGTTGGGAATGGAGCAGTCGGGGATGCGACCGTTCCGCTTTTTAACAGGATGCAGGGTGACATTTCCGTCAGGCCTGATGGTCCATCAGCAGCAGCTAATGTCGACCAAGACACCGTCAGAGCAAAACCCCTCCGGAAAAACTCCCTGACCGGAGATGTGGGTCAAGAGTTCCTGATCCACAACAAGTTTCTGTTCTACCTGTTCACGTTTGGGACTGAGCTTGGCAACGAGAtgttcttcatcatcttcttcccCTTCCTCTTCTGGAACGTCGACGCCCTGGTCAGCCGGAGACTCATAATAGTCTGGGCCTGGAACCTGTTCGTGGGACAGTCCACCAAAGATATGGTCCGCTGGTCCCGGCCGGCCTCCCCTCCAGTGGTGAAGGTGGAGGTCTTCTACAACTCCGAGTACAGCATGCCGTCCACGCACGCCATGACGGGGACAGCCATACCCTTCTGTCTCTTCATGCTGACATACGGACGATGGCAG GAGGTAatcactggcttcctgtacagCCTTCTTATTCTAGCCTTTTTCCAGCCCATTTTGGACAAGATCGACAGCTTCTACATGATGGACCACTTTGCTCCACTCGTGATTATCGTGTCGCATGTGAGCCTAGGACTTGTGGCTTTCTCTCTGGATTCCTGGAGCACCTCTCGGGGCGACACAGCTCAGGCTCTAGGCACCGGGGTAGGAGCTGCTATTGCAACCCATGTGAACTATCAGTTTGGGCTGCTGCTGGATCCACCACTTTCCTCACTTCCTCTAACTTTACCACCAATCAGCATTAGCTTGGTGGTTGTCTCCCTGCTGCGCTTCCTCATCGGAGTCGCTGTCATCCTTGTCACCAGAATGATTATGAAAGCAGTGACGATTCCATTTTTATGTCGATTGTTCGGGCTGCCTTCAGATGATGTAAGAGGGGCGAGGCAGCACATGAAAGTAGAGCTGCCTTATCGTTACATTGTCTACAGTGTTGTTGGTTTtagttgtgtctgtgtggggcCGCTCCTCTTTAGCATCCTAAACCTCGCCTGA
- the l3hypdh gene encoding trans-L-3-hydroxyproline dehydratase translates to MELQLPPHEGEELSVVDMHTGGEPLRIVHSGYPEVKGDSVLSKRRYVREHLDHLRRVLMYEPRGHYDMYGALVVDSEVPEADLGVLFMHNEGYSTMCGHAVIALGRFAVDYKLVKEPQSPETQVNIHCPCGLVKAFVEYSDGKTGGVRFLSVPAFAFATDVKVTVERLGEVTLDISYGGAFYAFVDAQRFGLDVTKSRTRDLVDAATAVTNAVKRQVKLHHPTSDDLAFLYGTILTDGKDNYSSDPTANICVFAEAQVDRSPTGSGVTARVALQYHKGLIQLNQTRTFQSGATESQFTGKAVEETKCGDFKAVVVEVAGRAFYTGVSRFVQEPDDKLTHGFLLK, encoded by the exons ATGGAACTGCAGCTTCCACCTCATGAGGGAGAGGAGCTCTCCGTGGTCGACATGCACACAGGTGGAGAGCCTTTGCGGATCGTCCACAGCGGCTACCCGGAGGTCAAAGGGGACAGTGTGCTGTCCAAACGTCGTTATGTCAGGGAACATCTGGATCACCTCAGGAGGGTGCTGATGTACGAGCCGCGGGGACACTACGACATGTACGGAGCCCTGGTCGTGGACAGCGAGGTACCTGAGGCGGATCTGGGGGTGCTGTTCATGCACAACGAGGGGTACAGCACCATGTGTGGACACGCAGTCATCGCACTGGGGCGCTTCGCTGTGGACTACAAACTGGTGAAAGAACCCCAGTCACCAGAGACTCAAGTGAACATCCACTGTCCCTGTGGTCTGGTGAAGGCGTTTGTCGAGTACTCTGATGGTAAAACGGGAGGAGTGAGGTTTCTCAGTGTGCCAGCGTTTGCATTTGCTACAG ATGTGAAGGTGACGGTGGAAAGGTTGGGTGAGGTGACGCTTGACATCAGCTATGGAGGAGCCTTCTACGCCTTTGTAGACGCCCAGAGGTTTGGCCTTGATGTGACCAAGTCCAGGACTCGAGATCTGGTGGATGCAGCCACAGCAGTGACCAATGCTGTCAAACGTCAG GTAAAGTTGCACCACCCAACCAGTGATGATCTGGCCTTCCTCTATGGCACCATCCTCACAGACGGCAAAGATAATTACTCGTCCGATCCCACCGCCAATATCTGTGTGTTTGCTGAAGCACAG GTGGACCGGAGCCCCACTGGTTCTGGTGTTACAGCCCGAGTGGCTCTCCAGTATCACAAAGGTCTCATCCAGCTGAACCAGACCAGGACGTTTCAGAGTGGAGCCACTGAGTCCCAGTTCACAGGGAAAGCTGTTGAG GAGACCAAGTGTGGGGACTTCAAGGCTGTAGTGGTGGAAGTTGCCGGCAGAGCTTTTTACACCGGGGTTTCACGCTTTGTGCAGGAGCCAGATGACAAGCTGACGCATGGTTTTCTCCTGAAATGA
- the LOC116706552 gene encoding sphingosine-1-phosphate phosphatase 1 isoform X1, with the protein MANGYVRKFIQMCNYLQDPRHVARFQNVCGVKGAFPCKVITPDSGDPEPDCPGLKKRVQQGGPSADGCVGNGAVGDATVPLFNRMQGDISVRPDGPSAAANVDQDTVRAKPLRKNSLTGDVGQEFLIHNKFLFYLFTFGTELGNEMFFIIFFPFLFWNVDALVSRRLIIVWAWNLFVGQSTKDMVRWSRPASPPVVKVEVFYNSEYSMPSTHAMTGTAIPFCLFMLTYGRWQYPFLFGFGVALSWSILVCVSRVYMGMHSILEVITGFLYSLLILAFFQPILDKIDSFYMMDHFAPLVIIVSHVSLGLVAFSLDSWSTSRGDTAQALGTGVGAAIATHVNYQFGLLLDPPLSSLPLTLPPISISLVVVSLLRFLIGVAVILVTRMIMKAVTIPFLCRLFGLPSDDVRGARQHMKVELPYRYIVYSVVGFSCVCVGPLLFSILNLA; encoded by the exons ATGGCAAACGGCTATGTGAGGAAGTTTATACAGATGTGTAATTATCTCCAAGATCCCCGCCATGTAGCGAGGTTTCAAAATGTTTGCGGCGTTAAAGGGGCATTTCCGTGTAAAGTGATCACGCCGGACAGTGGAGATCCGGAGCCGGACTGCCCCGGACTGAAGAAGAGGGTGCAACAGGGGGGACCAAGCGCGGACGGTTGTGTTGGGAATGGAGCAGTCGGGGATGCGACCGTTCCGCTTTTTAACAGGATGCAGGGTGACATTTCCGTCAGGCCTGATGGTCCATCAGCAGCAGCTAATGTCGACCAAGACACCGTCAGAGCAAAACCCCTCCGGAAAAACTCCCTGACCGGAGATGTGGGTCAAGAGTTCCTGATCCACAACAAGTTTCTGTTCTACCTGTTCACGTTTGGGACTGAGCTTGGCAACGAGAtgttcttcatcatcttcttcccCTTCCTCTTCTGGAACGTCGACGCCCTGGTCAGCCGGAGACTCATAATAGTCTGGGCCTGGAACCTGTTCGTGGGACAGTCCACCAAAGATATGGTCCGCTGGTCCCGGCCGGCCTCCCCTCCAGTGGTGAAGGTGGAGGTCTTCTACAACTCCGAGTACAGCATGCCGTCCACGCACGCCATGACGGGGACAGCCATACCCTTCTGTCTCTTCATGCTGACATACGGACGATGGCAG TACCCCTTTCTCTTTGGCTTTGGTGTGGCCCTTAGCTGGAGCATCCTGGTCTGTGTAAGCCGAGTCTACATGGGGATGCATTCTATTCTG GAGGTAatcactggcttcctgtacagCCTTCTTATTCTAGCCTTTTTCCAGCCCATTTTGGACAAGATCGACAGCTTCTACATGATGGACCACTTTGCTCCACTCGTGATTATCGTGTCGCATGTGAGCCTAGGACTTGTGGCTTTCTCTCTGGATTCCTGGAGCACCTCTCGGGGCGACACAGCTCAGGCTCTAGGCACCGGGGTAGGAGCTGCTATTGCAACCCATGTGAACTATCAGTTTGGGCTGCTGCTGGATCCACCACTTTCCTCACTTCCTCTAACTTTACCACCAATCAGCATTAGCTTGGTGGTTGTCTCCCTGCTGCGCTTCCTCATCGGAGTCGCTGTCATCCTTGTCACCAGAATGATTATGAAAGCAGTGACGATTCCATTTTTATGTCGATTGTTCGGGCTGCCTTCAGATGATGTAAGAGGGGCGAGGCAGCACATGAAAGTAGAGCTGCCTTATCGTTACATTGTCTACAGTGTTGTTGGTTTtagttgtgtctgtgtggggcCGCTCCTCTTTAGCATCCTAAACCTCGCCTGA
- the LOC116706549 gene encoding LOW QUALITY PROTEIN: potassium voltage-gated channel subfamily H member 5-like (The sequence of the model RefSeq protein was modified relative to this genomic sequence to represent the inferred CDS: inserted 1 base in 1 codon): MHGGKRGLVAPQNTFLENIVRRSSETSFLLGNAQILEWPVVYSNDGFCKLSGYHRAEVMHRSSTCNFMYGDLTDKKTIESIRQTFDNYESNFYEVLLYTKNRTPIWLYMQVAPIRNENNKVVLFLCTFRDITLFKQPIEDEATKGWMKFARLTRALTNNRNVVQQLAPLSKTEVSQRPSRLAEALQLGSDILPQYKQEAPKTPPHIILHYCTFKTTWDWIILILTFYTAIMVPYNVSFKTKQNNLAWLVVDSIVDVVFLIDIVLNFHTTFVGPAGEVISDAKLIRMNYLKTWFVIDLLSCLPYDIINAFEHVDEDVITSGSRSSHLRESSIFHRNTTRTEDHVLPGLSSLFSSLKVIRLLRLGRVARKLDHYLEYGAAVLVLLVCVFGLVAHWLACIWYSIGDYEVIDEATNTIKTDSWLYQLALSIGTPYRYNXSGTGQWEGGPNKDTLYISSLYFTMTSLTTIGFGNIAPATDGEKIFSVAMMMVGSLLYATIFGNVTTIFQQMYTNTNRYHEMLNNVRDFLQLYQIPKGLSERVMDFIVSTWAMSKGIDTDKVLSICPKDMRADICVHLNRQVFNDHPAFRLASDGCLRSLAVEFQTTHCAPGDLIFHIGESVDTLCFVVSGSLEVIQDDEVIAILGKGDVFGDVFWKETTPARSCANVRALTYCDLHVIRRDALMRVLEFYTAFANTFSRNLILTCNLRKRVIFRKIADVKKEQERQRNEVTLSIPEDHPVRKLFQRFRQQRDTQTQGESPTYFDHNCVQVEPQRHHHSDSNSYTQCQSVSSQQQEYSSTVQNNAPCTGGGNTGSGCSMAAPPQAFVHIETSEQSCTQETGESIARPCAESQLCERVNSPVQGSGVGAEGAVGGVTSSRGARGWAKFRNAASASPPPPVVEPEKEPPTAEEWPKESQSSEQLAAASKNQDSEESGETGSTEGVNGAGEAGDQISAMHKTDSCDSGITKSDLRIDRAGDSRSSFERSPMEKSPMERNPFEHSLVVDSLKQSFVQPLPEQTLLQATLLEAKLELKGDIQNLSGRLSVLESQVNEILRLLSIKRRLSLPPTSSPRGRVRNQDSVAAAKRVTPKQDDGPF; this comes from the exons ATGCATGGGGGCAAGAGAGGACTGGTGGCTCCGCAGAACACTTTTCTGGAGAATATTGTCCGCCGCTCCAGTG AAACCAGTTTCCTGTTGGGAAATGCTCAGATCTTGGAGTGGCCTGTCGTTTACAGCAATGATGGATTCTGCAAGCTGTCTGGATATCACAGAGCAGAAGTCATGCACAGGAGTAGCACGTGCAA TTTCATGTATGGTGACCTGACTGATAAGAAGACTATAGAAAGCATCAGACAGACATTTGATAACTATGAGTCCAACTTCTATGAGGTGCTGCTCTATACAAAGAATA GAACACCGATATGGCTCTACATGCAGGTAGCTCCAATCAGAAATGAGAATAACAAGGTGGTGCTTTTCCTCTGTACCTTCAGAGACATTACGCTCTTTAAACAGCCGATTGAAGATGAAGCAACTAAAG GATGGATGAAGTTTGCCAGACTAACACGGGCACTGACCAACAATCGCAACGTGGTGCAGCAGTTAGCACCGCTGAGCAAGACTGAGGTCAGCCAACGGCCCTCCAGACTGGCTGAG GCTCTCCAGCTGGGATCGGACATCCTCCCTCAATACAAACAGGAAGCCCCCAAGACCCCTCCACACATCATCCTCCACTACTGCACCTTCAAGACCACCTGGGACTGGATCATCCTCATTTTGACCTTCTACACTGCCATCATGGTGCCCTATAATGTCTCCTTCAAGACCAAGCAGAACAATTTGGCATGGCTGGTGGTGGACAGCATTGTGGACGTGGTCTTCCTGATTGACATTGTGCTTAACTTCCACACCACATTTGTGGGTCCCGCTGGGGAGGTCATTTCAGACGCAAAGCTCATCCGAATGAATTACCTGAAGACGTGGTTCGTCATTGACCTGCTGTCCTGTTTGCCCTACGACATCATTAACGCCTTTGAACATGTAGATGAG GATGTCATCACATCTGGTTCTCGATCAAGCCATCTCCGCGAGTCTTCAATTTTCCACAGGAATACCACACGAACAGAAGATCATGTACTCCCA GGTCTCAGCAGCCTGTTCAGCTCCCTGAAGGTGATCCGCCTGCTCAGGTTGGGCCGCGTGGCCCGGAAGTTGGACCACTACCTGGAGTACGGAGCAGCCGTTCTGGTTCTGCTGGTGTGTGTCTTCGGTCTGGTGGCCCACTGGCTGGCCTGCATTTGGTACAGCATCGGGGACTACGAGGTCATCGATGAGGCCACCAACACCATTAAGACAGACAGCTGGCTCTACCAGCTGGCTCTGAGCATCGGAACTCCTTACCGCTACA GCAGTGGTACAGGACAGTGGGAGGGGGGGCCCAACAAGGACACGTTGTACATTTCTTCCCTCTACTTCACTATGACGAGTCTCACCACCATCGGATTTGGCAACATCGCTCCGgccacagatggagagaagatTTTCTCCGTGGCTATGATGATGGTGGGCT CGCTGTTGTATGCAACCATCTTTGGAAATGTCACCACCATCTTCCAGCAGATGTACACCAACACGAACCGCTACCATGAGATGCTCAACAACGTGCGCGACTTCCTGCAGCTTTATCAGATTCCCAAAGGTCTGAGTGAGAGGGTCATGGACTTCATTGTCTCCACCTGGGCCATGTCTAAGGGCATTGACACAGATAAG GTTTTATCAATTTGTCCTAAAGACATGCGAGCGGATATCTGCGTCCACCTCAACCGGCAGGTGTTCAACGACCACCCGGCGTTTCGTCTGGCGAGTGACGGCTGTCTGCGTTCTCTGGCAGTGGAGTTTCAGACGACACACTGTGCACCTGGAGACCTCATCTTCCATATCGGAGAGAGCGTCGACACCCTCTGCTTTGTCGTCTCCGGCTCACTAGAAGTCATCCAGGATGATGAGGTCATCGCAATACTAG GTAAAGGTGATGTGTTTGGAGACGTGTTCTGGAAAGAGACCACGCCGGCCCGGTCTTGTGCAAATGTCCGAGCTTTGACTTACTGCGATCTGCACGTCATCAGGAGAGACGCTCtgatgagggtgctggagttTTACACAGCGTTCGCCAACACGTTCTCCCGCAACCTCATTCTCACATGCAATCTACGAAAACGG GTAATCTTTAGAAAGATTGCAGATGTGAAGAAGGAGCAGGAGCGCCAGAGGAACGAGGTGACACTCTCCATTCCTGAAGACCACCCAGTTCGCAAGCTGTTCCAGAGGTtcagacagcagagagacacccAAACACAGGGAGAGTCTCCTACTTACTTTGATCATAACTGTGTGCAGGTGGAGCCGCAGCGCCACCATCACTCCGACTCAAACTCGTACACGCAGTGTCAGTCTGTATCTTCTCAGCAGCAGGAGTACAGCTCCACGGTGCAGAATAACGCACCGTGCACAGGAGGAGGGAATACAGGCAGCGGCTGCAGCATGGCTGCACCTCCACAAGCATTTGTCCACATTGAGACATCAGAGCAAAGCTGCACACAAGAGACTGGGGAGTCTATAGCAAGGCCTTGTGCAGAGAGCCAGCTTTGTGAGAGGGTCAACAGCCCTGTACAGGGCAGTGGTGTGGGTGCAGAGGGAGCTGTAGGTGGCGTTACCAGCAGCAGAGGTGCACGAGGATGGGCAAAGTTTAGAAACGCCGCTTCTGCTTCACCACCGCCTCCCGTTGTCGAGCCAGAAAAAGAGCCGCCGACAGCAGAAGAGTGGCCAAAAGAATCCCAGTCCTCAGAACAGTTGGCAGCCGCCAGTAAGAACCAGGATTCGGAGGAAAGTGGAGAGACGGGGAGCACGGAGGGGGTAAACGGTGCCGGAGAGGCCGGTGACCAAATAAGCGCCATGCACAAAACTGACTCCTGTGACAGTGGTATCACAAAGAGCGATCTACGCATCGACCGAGCCGGGGATTCAAGAAGCTCCTTTGAAAGAAGCCCGATGGAGAAGAGCCCGATGGAGAGAAACCCGTTTGAGCACAGTCTTGTGGTGGACTCCCTCAAACAGTCGTTTGTTCAGCCGTTGCCTGAACAAACACTCCTTCAAGCCACCCTGCTCGAGGCAAAGCTGGAGCTGAAGGGAGACATTCAGAATCTGAGCGGTCGCCTGTCGGTCCTTGAGTCTCAGGTAAACGAGATCCTCAGGCTCCTGTCGATAAAAAGAAGACTCTCTCTGCCACCGACTTCTTCCCCGAGGGGCAGAGTGAGAAATCAAGACTCAGTCGCTGCCGCCAAGCGGGTCACACCGAAACAAGACGATGGCCCTTTTTGA